One genomic region from Glaciimonas sp. PAMC28666 encodes:
- the dcd gene encoding dCTP deaminase yields the protein MAIKSDKWIRRMAQETGMIEPFSPNQVREENGHKIVSYGTSSYGYDIRCANEFKIFTNINSTIVDPKNFDEKSFVDFVGDVCIIPPNSFALARTIEYFRIPRSVLTICLGKSTYARCGIIVNVTPFEPEWEGYVTLEFSNTTPLPAKIYAGEGCAQVLFFESDEVCETSYKDRGGKYQGQQGVTLPKA from the coding sequence ATGGCAATCAAATCCGATAAATGGATCCGTCGTATGGCGCAGGAAACCGGCATGATCGAGCCATTCTCGCCGAATCAGGTGCGGGAGGAAAACGGTCATAAAATCGTTTCTTACGGTACCTCGTCGTACGGTTACGATATTCGTTGCGCCAACGAATTCAAAATTTTTACCAATATCAACTCGACCATTGTCGATCCGAAGAATTTCGACGAGAAATCATTCGTCGATTTTGTCGGAGACGTCTGCATCATCCCGCCAAATTCGTTTGCGTTGGCGCGTACCATCGAATATTTTCGTATCCCACGCAGCGTTCTGACCATCTGCTTAGGCAAGTCGACCTATGCACGTTGCGGGATCATCGTGAATGTGACGCCGTTCGAACCGGAATGGGAAGGTTATGTCACATTGGAGTTTTCGAACACGACGCCGTTGCCGGCAAAAATTTACGCAGGTGAAGGTTGCGCGCAAGTGCTGTTCTTTGAGAGCGATGAAGTGTGCGAAACATCTTACAAGGATCGCGGAGGCAAATATCAGGGGCAACAGGGTGTAACTTTGCCTAAAGCATAA